Proteins encoded within one genomic window of Misgurnus anguillicaudatus chromosome 18, ASM2758022v2, whole genome shotgun sequence:
- the LOC129429252 gene encoding uncharacterized protein isoform X1, whose translation MSVKHPYAEQFKKNDDVFRSTMESIFKKYSNLNDPGIDVCLKTMTCRSENGSVPIDSAEGERELETLKIRVNANHSIREFEDQENDEMDWSEIVEDDLTYSDQKENNGSLWHSGDSFQHSMNGINSSHDSLWGLTSQPEEEDEELEKTLSSHGSTLLDVYSSMVNQIGEAYRRQRVTDTARAVLQKYRRKQWHSGVSNPRSTSLRNRILNKTTPLEFSFTKQSPVQQNISDCTKASSKFKNLFKDKTKPSPLKNASYEASACFYSPRRNIANVSGISNESPWTELHFDKTVKQSPARVIDLSTPPHSVSPSLSDQSPDLNQTYDVGPTVLSTSCAVPASLVSTCPQPVWQSPGRTAKGSSLIEKKRMSITPQPCDQLSPNVSSNKDCFRDRLHFPVSSPQRGLGYLSPSKRSNYTSVSMLNFERQQSKSMAMHSPVQKSPLRYQAHTDSQRSPYGKKEVVMSSPQHSLFHPPEHHQRFSTAEKLDSPKLSKHQHSHSGPQSAYLVKHDSYSRPQIDAEFRKLYHHFICHGTSSPCPSSHCHLCEKTSQNPGFSSTSMSALALTPLRASLKKRRRQPEVEESLRFKRFRESCSPIKHLQRLPHQLKDGYMTPPLPEASEDKHTWERAILLQCPSPRFLRRTGNLRRIRESKLAMQMNPNASSWRDVPSGVHMAKAESSLRSFNQDMTPLTPSLSRRRLQYGLLQ comes from the exons ATGTCTGTAAAGCATCCCTATGCAGaacaattcaagaaaaatgacGATGTGTTTAGAAGCACGATGGAGTCTATTTTTAAGAAG TATTCCAATCTAAATGATCCTGGTATAGACGTCTGTCTGAAAACAATGACCTGCAGGTCTGAAAACG GCTCTGTGCCCATTGACAGTGCAGAGGGAGAACGAGAGCTGGAAACATTAAAG ATTCGAGTAAATGCAAACCATTCGATTAGGG AGTTTGAGGACCAGGAAAATGATGAG ATGGATTGGTCAGAGATCGTTGAGGATGACCTTACTTACTCTGATCAGAAGGAAAACAATGGAAGTCTTT GGCACAGTGGCGATTCATTCCAGCATTCAATGAATGGGATAAATTCATCTCATGACAGTCTATGGGGGCTGACCTCTCAGCCTGAGGAAGAGGATGAAGAATTGGAGAAAACATTGAGCAGTCATGGCAGTACACTACTTGATGTCTATTCGAGCATGGTAAATCAGATCGGTGAAGCTTACCGGCGTCAGCGGGTGACCGATACAGCAAGGGCTGTGCTGCAAAAGTACCGTCGCAAACAGTGGCATTCTGGGGTGTCAAACCCTCGCAGCACTTCCTTGAGAAACAGGATTCTGAACAAGACAACTCCTTTAGAGTTCTCCTTTACCAAGCAAAGTCCAGTTCAACAAAACATTAGCGACTGTACCAAGGCCAGTAGCAAATTTAAGAACTTGTTTAAGGATAAAACGAAGCCTTCACCCCTTAAAAATGCATCATATGAGGCCAGTGCCTGTTTTTACTCCCCTAGGAGGAACATTGCTAATGTGAGCGGGATCTCAAATGAGTCACCATGGACTGAACTGCATTTTGACAAGACGGTGAAGCAAAGTCCCGCCCGTGTGATTGACTTGTCCACACCTCCTCACTCCGTTTCGCCCTCCCTGAGTGATCAGTCTCCTGATCTGAACCAAACTTATGATGTTGGACCAACTGTTTTGTCAACTTCTTGTGCTGTTCCAGCCTCATTGGTCTCCACCTGTCCACAACCAGTGTGGCAGTCACCAGGCAGAACAGCTAAAGGTTCGTCTCTTATTGAAAAGAAAAGAATGTCCATCACACCGCAGCCCTGCGATCAGCTGTCGCCCAACGTCTCATCGAACAAAGATTGCTTCAGGGACCGTCTGCATTTTCCTGTCTCCTCCCCACAACGTGGTCTCGGTTATTTATCTCCAAGTAAGAGGAGCAACTACACGTCTGTGTCAATGCTGAACTTTGAAAGACAACAATCAAAGTCAATGGCAATGCACAGTCCGGTGCAAAAGTCTCCTCTGCGCTATCAAGCTCATACAGACAGCCAAAGATCTCCTTATGGCAAGAAAGAAGTGGTGATGTCATCACCTCAACATTCCCTTTTCCACCCTCCAGAGCACCACCAAAGATTTTCCACAGCTGAGAAGCTAGACAGTCCTAAACTGTCCAAACATCAACATTCTCATTCAGGTCCCCAATCCGCTTACTTGGTAAAGCACGACTCCTACAGTCGACCCCAGATCGACGCAGAGTTCAGAAAGCTGTATCATCACTTCATCTGTCATGGGACGTCTTCACCGTGCCCTTCCTCTCACTGCCATCTTTGTGAGAAGACGTCCCAAAACCCTGGTTTTTCCTCCACCAGCATGTCCGCTCTTGCTCTTACACCCCTGAGGGCCTCCCTCAAGAAACGTCGTCGTCAGCCTGAAGTAGAAGAGTCACTTCGATTTAAACGCTTCAGAGAGAGTTGTTCTCCCATTAAACATCTCCAACGTTTGCCACATCAGCTGAAAGATGGATACATGACACCTCCTTTGCCAGAAGCAAGTGAAGATAAGCATACATGGGAAAGGGCCATCTTGCTGCAGTGCCCCAGTCCCAGGTTCCTAAGACGTACAGGAAACCTCAGAAGAATCAGAGAGTCGAAATTAGCCATGCAAATGAACCCCAATGCCTCGTCTTGG AGAGATGTTCCAAGTGGAGTCCACATGGCGAAAG CTGAGTCATCACTGAGATCTTTTAATCAGGATATGACTCCACTCACTCCGAG TCTTTCAAGGAGACGACTTCAGTATGGTCTTCTGCAATGA
- the aasdh gene encoding beta-alanine-activating enzyme → MHLRCTVYFTDLTIYVFIKLFPQIMAAKFLHELVHEAALARGDNIAVTFDSSIAARVSLTYDEFIALSNELTEQLRIFIQTNSAAIGLFCHADIFLPVWIMGVLQFPAAYVPLDPASPPLCIVRMINKCSLDYCLIQSHLLHQFQTAFSNLLSLTLCATLSSHKLTLMKLKREPDASIQPETEEYLATSPIAKHFHQREPLAYILHTSGTTGLPKTVKVPHKCIVPNIIHLRSVFKMTAEDVVFLSSPLTFDPSVVEMFLALSSGACLLIVPSAIKKMPRRLAHVLFKRNATTVLQATPTLVRRFGRRVLQEEVLSANSSLRLLAFGGEPCPSQTLLKSWRQKDNNTDICNLYGTTEVSCWASWYKVPHKLLCEYDIADVSVPLGEPMLDTIMEVRDETGCLIIDGEGQLFIGGQERVCLIDDEENIISGTMRATGDWVQVRNSHLYFLGRKDRLVKRFGQRVHLDALQQTIENLPQVEACAVSLSKEDSRLMAFIVLASGHLRAPSSSSSEVHSEHSKESLKDLAAGDVTRNCTDPEVRVIEGEIRQRLTQLLDSHSVPDTLLFIPALPLTSHGKVSIDELMKMCQTQGQHTNTQIEHENIEAIRLKIQTLWKECLGLASDVMVEEDAHFMLSGGDSLRALRLYDEITVAMGTTPVGLLEVILDGSFIDVLNLIVTRLDNNITQPSKKRMHDDSTSEVSPKRQHKHMSTVRVTESLTGPSVKTIGFVVVRRAGEVIDWGCFQKDCFSDTIGTDKSEIIVQSTTLDNNADLIINASNELCKISRNNSAIGEVTEVVRRGQVTETERGECSQDGSSDVLPLGLRVLWSSDTGRCVDASPVLLVAPERTTVFIGSHSHRLQALNLTNGEVIWERILGDRLESSAAISKCGTVLAVGCYDKQVYFLDVACGDTLWTFETGDMVKSSPTVDPETGLVFAGSHDGYVYALDPLAKSCKWQHYCGGGAVFSSPCVHLSPRQLYCSTLGGDLHCLNPDSGIVLWTYSSGVPFFSSPYCSDSGVFIGSVNGHMFGLSHSGDKIWDFSTEGSVFSSPCVSSLASLTNFQVVSMISSRSTSTSSASQMVTCGSHDGHIYCLNAVNGSLLWKFQTTGKVFSTPFVFDATPWGLRALVAVCSTDGTVWILDGETGTLKAALSLPGELFSSPVVWGRTLVVGCRNDYVYCLELTKR, encoded by the exons ATGCATCTGAGATGTACAGTGTATTTTACTGATTTaacaatttatgtttttataaaattattccCTCAAATAATGGCAGCGAAGTTCCTTCATGAACTAGTGCACGAGGCGGCGCTCGCGCGCGGTGATAACATCGCTGTCACGTTTGACAGCAGCATTGCAGCCCGTGTCTCTTTGACATATGATGAGTTTATTGCTCTTTCAAATGAATTAACCGAACAATTGCGCATTTTTATTCAGACAAACAGTGCTGCTATAGGATTATTCTGCCATGCTGATATCTTCCTTCCTGTCTGGATTATGGG TGTTTTGCAGTTTCCTGCTGCATACGTTCCTTTGGATCCAGCTTCACCTCCTCTGTGCATTGTAAGAATGATTAACAAGTGCAGTTTGGACTACTGCTTGATACAGAGTCATCTACTTCAC caattCCAGACAGCATTTTCCAACCTGCTATCACTGACACTATGTGCAACATTGTCCTCACATAAGCTAACTTTGATGAAGTTAAAGAGAGAGCCTGATGCAAGTATTCAACCCGAGACAGAAGAGTATCTAGCCACCTCACCTATTGCCAAACATTTCCACCAGAGGGAGCCATTGGCTTACATATTGCACACATCTGGAACAACAGGTCTACCAAAGACAGTGAAGGTCCCACACAAATGTATTGTGCCTAATATAATACATCTAAG ATCTGTATTTAAGATGACTGCAGAAGATGTTGTGTTCCTTTCTTCTCCTTTAACCTTTGACCCATCTGTGGTAGAGATGTTTTTGGCCCTGTCCTCTGGAGCTTGTCTCCTAATTGTCCCATCTGCTATCAAAAAGATGCCACGAAGACTTGCACATGTGCTGTTTAAACGCAATGCAACAACAGTTTTACAG gCCACTCCCACTCTGGTGAGGCGGTTTGGAAGGCGTGTCCTGCAAGAGGAGGTGCTCAGTGCAAACTCATCCCTGAGGTTGTTGGCGTTTGGAGGAGAGCCATGTCCATCTCAAACACTTTTAAAGAGCTGGAGGCAGAAAGACAATAACACGGACATCTGTAATCTTTATGGCACTACAGAAGTGTCTTGCTGGGCAAGCTGGTACAAAGTCCCACACAAACTCCTATGTGAGTATGAC ATTGCTGATGTATCAGTGCCACTTGGTGAGCCGATGCTGGATACCATAATGGAAGTGAGGGATGAGACAGGATGTCTCATAATTGATGGAGAAGGCCAACTGTTCATTG gTGGTCAGGAGAGAGTGTGTCTTATAGACGACGAGGAAAATATAATCAGTGGAACCATGCGTGCCACTGGAGACTGGGTCCAGGTGCGCAATTCCCATTTGTATTTCTTAGGCCGGAAGGATCGGCTGGTGAAACGCTTCGGTCAACGGGTACATCTAGATGCCCTGCAGCAG ACCATTGAGAATTTACCCCAGGTAGAGGCATGTGCCGTGAGTTTGAGTAAGGAGGATAGCAGGCTGATGGCATTTATAGTGCTTGCATCAGGTCACCTAAGAGCACCTTCATCTTCCTCCTCTGAAGTTCATAGCGAACACTCCAAAGAGTCCTTGAAAGACCTTGCTGCTGGAGATGTCACAAGAAACTGCACCGACCCGGAGGTCAGAGTTATTGAAGGGGAGATTCGTCAAAGGTTGACACAGCTATTGGACAGTCACAGCGTTCCAGACACATTATTGTTTATTCCTGCACTTCCACTTACATCTCATG GTAAAGTATCAATAGATGAGTTGATGAAGATGTGTCAGACACAAggacaacacacaaatacacaaattGAACATGAAAACATTGAAGCTATAAGACTGAAAATACAGACTCTATGGAAG GAGTGTCTTGGCCTGGCCAGTGACGTGATGGTTGAGGAAGATGCACACTTTATGTTAAGTGGAGGAGATTCCCTTCGGGCCCTTCGCCTGTATGATGAGATCACTGTTGCCATGGGGACAACCCCGGTTGGCCTGCTGGAGGTCATATTAGATGGCTCTTTCATAGATGTCCTTAACCTTATAGTGACACGATTGGATAATAACATAACCCAACCGTCGAAGAAGAGAATGCATGATGATTCCACCTCTGAAGTTTCACCCAAAAGACAGCACAAGCATATGAGTACAGTAAGAGTCACAGAAAGCCTAACAGGTCCATCTGTAAAGACTATTGGATTCGTAGTTGTGAGGCGAGCTGGTGAGGTTATCGATTGGGGTTGTTTTCAAAAAGACTGCTTCTCAGACACAATAGGAACAGACAAGAGCGAGATTATAGTGCAGAGTACTACTTTGGACAATAATGCAGATTTAATAATTAATGCATCAAATGAACTTTGTAAGATATCTCGAAATAATTCTGCCATTGGAGAGGTCACAGAAGTTGTTCGCAGGGGTCAAGTTACTGAAACAGAGAGAGGTGAATGTTCTCAGGATGGTTCTTCAGATGTTCTTCCACTTGGCCTCAGGGTCCTCTGGAGCTCAGACACAGGCAGATGTGTGGATGCTTCTCCAGTGTTACTGGTGGCTCCTGAAAGAACCACAGTGTTCATTGGCTCTCATTCACACAGACTTCAGGCTCTTAACCTGACCAACGGAGAAGTCATCTGGGAACGTATCCTAGGAGATCGTCTGGAGTCCTCAGCTGCCATTTCAAAATGTGGGACAGTTTTGGCAGTAG GCTGCTATGACAAACAGGTTTATTTTTTGGATGTTGCCTGTGGAGATACTTTGTGGACATTTGAGACGGGAGACATGGTGAAGAGTTCTCCTACTGTGGACCCGGAAACTGGGCTTGTCTTTGCAGGGTCACATGATGGATACGTGTATGCATTAGACCCACTG GCTAAATCTTGTAAATGGCAGCATTATTGTGGTGGCGGCGCAGTGTTTTCATCCCCCTGTGTACACCTGTCTCCTAGACAGTTATACTGTAGTACTCTGGGAGGTGATCTACATTGTCTTAATCCA GACAGTGGTATAGTCTTGTGGACATATTCCAGCGGCGTTCCGTTTTTCTCATCTCCGTACTGCTCTGATTCCGGTGTCTTTATTGGTTCAGTAAATGGTCATATGTTTGGACTAAGTCATTCGGGAGATAAG ATCTGGGACTTCTCCACTGAAGGATCAGTCTTCTCATCGCCATGCGTTTCTTCCTTGGCATCACTAACTAACTTTCAGGTTGTGTCTATGATTTCCAGCAGAAGCACGTCCACATCATCAGCCTCTCAAATGGTCACATGTGGGTCACATGATGGTCACATATactgtttaaatgctgttaatGGATCTTTACTATGGAAGTTTCAAACTACAGGCAAAGTATTCTCTACTCCATTTGTGTTTGATGCCACTCCATGGGGTTTAAGAGCATTAGTAGCTGTGTGCTCTACAGATGGTACGGTGTGGATTTTAGATGGAGAAACAGGAACATTAAAGGCAGCCTTGTCTTTGCCTGGGGAACTTTTCTCTTCTCCTGTTGTATGGGGGCGAACCTTAGTTGTTGGATGTCGTAATGATTATGTTTACTGTCTGGAACTAACCAAACGTTGA
- the LOC129429252 gene encoding uncharacterized protein isoform X2 has product MSVKHPYAEQFKKNDDVFRSTMESIFKKYSNLNDPGIDVCLKTMTCRSENGSVPIDSAEGERELETLKIRVNANHSIREFEDQENDEMDWSEIVEDDLTYSDQKENNGSLWHSGDSFQHSMNGINSSHDSLWGLTSQPEEEDEELEKTLSSHGSTLLDVYSSMVNQIGEAYRRQRVTDTARAVLQKYRRKQWHSGVSNPRSTSLRNRILNKTTPLEFSFTKQSPVQQNISDCTKASSKFKNLFKDKTKPSPLKNASYEASACFYSPRRNIANVSGISNESPWTELHFDKTVKQSPARVIDLSTPPHSVSPSLSDQSPDLNQTYDVGPTVLSTSCAVPASLVSTCPQPVWQSPGRTAKGSSLIEKKRMSITPQPCDQLSPNVSSNKDCFRDRLHFPVSSPQRGLGYLSPSKRSNYTSVSMLNFERQQSKSMAMHSPVQKSPLRYQAHTDSQRSPYGKKEVVMSSPQHSLFHPPEHHQRFSTAEKLDSPKLSKHQHSHSGPQSAYLVKHDSYSRPQIDAEFRKLYHHFICHGTSSPCPSSHCHLCEKTSQNPGFSSTSMSALALTPLRASLKKRRRQPEVEESLRFKRFRESCSPIKHLQRLPHQLKDGYMTPPLPEASEDKHTWERAILLQCPSPRFLRRTGNLRRIRESKLAMQMNPNASSWRDVPSGVHMAKAESSLRSFNQDMTPLTPRRRLQYGLLQ; this is encoded by the exons ATGTCTGTAAAGCATCCCTATGCAGaacaattcaagaaaaatgacGATGTGTTTAGAAGCACGATGGAGTCTATTTTTAAGAAG TATTCCAATCTAAATGATCCTGGTATAGACGTCTGTCTGAAAACAATGACCTGCAGGTCTGAAAACG GCTCTGTGCCCATTGACAGTGCAGAGGGAGAACGAGAGCTGGAAACATTAAAG ATTCGAGTAAATGCAAACCATTCGATTAGGG AGTTTGAGGACCAGGAAAATGATGAG ATGGATTGGTCAGAGATCGTTGAGGATGACCTTACTTACTCTGATCAGAAGGAAAACAATGGAAGTCTTT GGCACAGTGGCGATTCATTCCAGCATTCAATGAATGGGATAAATTCATCTCATGACAGTCTATGGGGGCTGACCTCTCAGCCTGAGGAAGAGGATGAAGAATTGGAGAAAACATTGAGCAGTCATGGCAGTACACTACTTGATGTCTATTCGAGCATGGTAAATCAGATCGGTGAAGCTTACCGGCGTCAGCGGGTGACCGATACAGCAAGGGCTGTGCTGCAAAAGTACCGTCGCAAACAGTGGCATTCTGGGGTGTCAAACCCTCGCAGCACTTCCTTGAGAAACAGGATTCTGAACAAGACAACTCCTTTAGAGTTCTCCTTTACCAAGCAAAGTCCAGTTCAACAAAACATTAGCGACTGTACCAAGGCCAGTAGCAAATTTAAGAACTTGTTTAAGGATAAAACGAAGCCTTCACCCCTTAAAAATGCATCATATGAGGCCAGTGCCTGTTTTTACTCCCCTAGGAGGAACATTGCTAATGTGAGCGGGATCTCAAATGAGTCACCATGGACTGAACTGCATTTTGACAAGACGGTGAAGCAAAGTCCCGCCCGTGTGATTGACTTGTCCACACCTCCTCACTCCGTTTCGCCCTCCCTGAGTGATCAGTCTCCTGATCTGAACCAAACTTATGATGTTGGACCAACTGTTTTGTCAACTTCTTGTGCTGTTCCAGCCTCATTGGTCTCCACCTGTCCACAACCAGTGTGGCAGTCACCAGGCAGAACAGCTAAAGGTTCGTCTCTTATTGAAAAGAAAAGAATGTCCATCACACCGCAGCCCTGCGATCAGCTGTCGCCCAACGTCTCATCGAACAAAGATTGCTTCAGGGACCGTCTGCATTTTCCTGTCTCCTCCCCACAACGTGGTCTCGGTTATTTATCTCCAAGTAAGAGGAGCAACTACACGTCTGTGTCAATGCTGAACTTTGAAAGACAACAATCAAAGTCAATGGCAATGCACAGTCCGGTGCAAAAGTCTCCTCTGCGCTATCAAGCTCATACAGACAGCCAAAGATCTCCTTATGGCAAGAAAGAAGTGGTGATGTCATCACCTCAACATTCCCTTTTCCACCCTCCAGAGCACCACCAAAGATTTTCCACAGCTGAGAAGCTAGACAGTCCTAAACTGTCCAAACATCAACATTCTCATTCAGGTCCCCAATCCGCTTACTTGGTAAAGCACGACTCCTACAGTCGACCCCAGATCGACGCAGAGTTCAGAAAGCTGTATCATCACTTCATCTGTCATGGGACGTCTTCACCGTGCCCTTCCTCTCACTGCCATCTTTGTGAGAAGACGTCCCAAAACCCTGGTTTTTCCTCCACCAGCATGTCCGCTCTTGCTCTTACACCCCTGAGGGCCTCCCTCAAGAAACGTCGTCGTCAGCCTGAAGTAGAAGAGTCACTTCGATTTAAACGCTTCAGAGAGAGTTGTTCTCCCATTAAACATCTCCAACGTTTGCCACATCAGCTGAAAGATGGATACATGACACCTCCTTTGCCAGAAGCAAGTGAAGATAAGCATACATGGGAAAGGGCCATCTTGCTGCAGTGCCCCAGTCCCAGGTTCCTAAGACGTACAGGAAACCTCAGAAGAATCAGAGAGTCGAAATTAGCCATGCAAATGAACCCCAATGCCTCGTCTTGG AGAGATGTTCCAAGTGGAGTCCACATGGCGAAAG CTGAGTCATCACTGAGATCTTTTAATCAGGATATGACTCCACTCACTCCGAG GAGACGACTTCAGTATGGTCTTCTGCAATGA